From the Ctenopharyngodon idella isolate HZGC_01 chromosome 3, HZGC01, whole genome shotgun sequence genome, one window contains:
- the si:dkey-30j10.5 gene encoding uncharacterized protein si:dkey-30j10.5 encodes MTVFISQKRCLLQYARQVLHLLKVTLLRQCPKNSEETKMANGGPITKLGVSTTKDDEEILGAQGYQLLNADLNEGTGKNRVFLWYKKECGLRPVTRIQFSFSSEMKAGLVNAGYELVNKDLNAGVGGDHIFLWYFYGSTEYDLPIVNIEVSKDAKEEPALLQDGWERLGCDLNRGAGGNYIYLWVKREKPSYICEITATADFTSDKQKFDLGFTRVDEDTNRGAGGNHVYLWYRRTTDKSKALTALNVSTDFQENVRLQNEGFKKVSVNLNAGTTGNDVYAWYLNEGCESQIKAMVLLINPNAWPVYQKAGVNFVDKNLNEGNKGQKMYIAYQ; translated from the exons ATGACAGTTTTCATAAGTCAAAAACGGTGTCTTCTACAATACGCAAGACAGGTCCTGCATTTACTG AAAGTTACCCTACTTCGTCAGTGCCCAAAAAATTCTGAAGAAACTAAAATGGCAAATGGAGGTCCAATAACAAAGCTTGGTGTGTCCACCACTAAGGATGATGAGGAAATACTTGGAGCTCAAGGTTATCAGCTCCTCAATGCTGACCTCAATGAAGGTACTGGTAAAAACCGGGTCTTCCTTTGGTACAAGAAAGAGTGTGGCTTGAGACCGGTGACCAGGATCCAGTTTTcattctcaagtgaaatgaAAGCTGGTCTGGTTAATGCTGGGTATGAGCTGGTCAACAAGGATCTGAATGCAGGAGTTGGTGGAGATCACATCTTTCTGTGGTACTTCTACGGCAGCACCGAATATGACCTTCCTATTGTGAACATCGAGGTAAGCAAAGATGCCAAAGAAGAGCCTGCTCTTCTGCAAGATGGCTGGGAGAGACTGGGCTGTGATCTGAACCGTGGTGCAGGAGGAAACTATATCTACCTGTGGGTGAAGAGAGAGAAGCCGAGCTACATCTGCGAGATCACGGCAACTGCTGACTTCACATCTGACAAGCAAAAGTTTGATCTTGGCTTCACTCGTGTGGATGAAGACACCAATCGTGGTGCTGGTGGAAACCATGTCTACCTTTGGTATCGGCGCACAACTGATAAAAGCAAAGCTCTCACTGCTCTTAATGTGTCCACCGACTTCCAGGAGAATGTAAGGCTTCAGAATGAAGGCTTCAAAAAGGTCAGTGTTAATCTGAATGCCGGAACCACTGGAAACGATGTCTACGCGTGGTACCTGAACGAAGGATGTGAATCGCAGATCAAAGCCATGGTTCTACTGATCAACCCTAACGCCTGGCCGGTGTATCAGAAAGCTGGTGTCAACTTTGTTGACAAAAATCTCAACGAGGGCAACAAAGGCCAGAAAATGTACATAGCATACCAATAG